One region of Thermus albus genomic DNA includes:
- a CDS encoding ABC transporter ATP-binding protein — translation MLLRLQAISKRFGRDWVVRDLSFTLQRGEVVALLGPNGSGKTTLLRLMAGLLKPTRGRVERVGQALFLANPPAFHRRLTAREHLLYDLAFHGKRGDWEGALARFGLPEDLPLLAFSSGMRKRLALARLTLLQPDIWLLDEPETALDREGRGLLLATLAEARKGAGIVLATHDRHLAEEVADRALELGAA, via the coding sequence ATGTTGCTTCGCCTTCAGGCCATCTCCAAACGCTTTGGTCGGGATTGGGTGGTGCGGGACCTTTCCTTTACCCTGCAAAGGGGCGAGGTGGTGGCCCTTTTGGGGCCCAACGGCTCGGGGAAGACCACCCTTTTGCGCCTCATGGCGGGGCTCTTAAAGCCCACCCGGGGGCGGGTGGAACGGGTAGGGCAGGCCCTTTTCCTGGCCAATCCCCCTGCTTTCCACCGCCGCCTCACCGCCCGGGAACACCTCCTTTACGACCTGGCCTTTCACGGGAAAAGGGGGGATTGGGAAGGCGCCTTGGCTCGTTTTGGTTTACCCGAGGACTTGCCCCTTCTGGCCTTCTCCAGCGGCATGAGGAAGCGGCTGGCCTTGGCCCGGCTTACCCTGCTTCAGCCCGACATTTGGCTTTTGGACGAGCCGGAAACCGCCTTGGACCGGGAGGGACGGGGGCTTTTGCTGGCCACCCTGGCCGAGGCCCGCAAGGGGGCGGGGATCGTTTTGGCCACCCACGACCGCCACCTGGCGGAGGAGGTGGCGGACCGGGCCCTGGAACTGGGGGCGGCATGA
- a CDS encoding cytochrome c-type biogenesis protein: protein MGVWVFLLLALGVLAQESPASPPPDLSPEVFAIARELRCPVCQGESAAESNSGVAVEMRRLIAEMLGEGKTKDEIKAFFVDRYGEWILYEPPKRGVTLWVWLLPVLGLILLGLGLFAYFRPKKPLPPELLEEAERRLKEPQ, encoded by the coding sequence ATGGGGGTTTGGGTTTTCCTCCTCCTGGCCCTGGGGGTCTTGGCCCAGGAAAGCCCCGCCTCCCCGCCCCCCGACCTTTCCCCTGAGGTCTTCGCCATCGCCCGAGAGCTCCGCTGCCCCGTGTGCCAAGGGGAGTCGGCGGCGGAGAGCAACTCCGGCGTGGCGGTGGAGATGCGCCGCCTCATCGCCGAGATGCTAGGGGAGGGCAAGACCAAGGACGAGATCAAGGCCTTCTTTGTGGACCGGTATGGGGAGTGGATCCTCTACGAGCCTCCCAAACGGGGGGTAACCCTTTGGGTCTGGCTGTTGCCGGTATTGGGCCTGATCCTTTTGGGCCTGGGGCTTTTCGCCTACTTCCGCCCCAAGAAGCCCCTGCCCCCGGAGCTATTGGAGGAGGCGGAGCGCCGCCTGAAGGAGCCCCAATGA
- a CDS encoding TlpA family protein disulfide reductase, giving the protein MRNWLWLLLVLALGGLFYWGMQRNPKELPSVLAQERRPAPDFTLPVLPPYREEWGEALRLSDYLGKKPIVLNFWASWCYPACYEEAPVLEATWRRYKDQVLFLGINTQDKEGEALRFIQQFGLTFPQVFDPRGRVGVDYGMYGVPETFVIDGEGRVVVRHAGAIDEATLEKYLKEVLR; this is encoded by the coding sequence GTGAGAAACTGGCTTTGGCTCCTTTTGGTCCTGGCCCTGGGAGGCCTTTTCTACTGGGGGATGCAGCGCAACCCCAAGGAGCTCCCCTCGGTGCTGGCCCAGGAGCGCCGTCCGGCTCCGGACTTCACCTTGCCGGTCCTTCCCCCTTACCGGGAAGAGTGGGGGGAGGCCCTAAGGCTTTCCGATTACCTAGGGAAAAAGCCCATTGTGCTAAACTTCTGGGCCAGCTGGTGCTACCCTGCTTGTTACGAGGAGGCCCCGGTCCTCGAGGCCACCTGGCGCCGGTATAAGGACCAGGTACTCTTCCTGGGCATCAACACCCAGGACAAGGAAGGGGAGGCCCTGCGCTTCATCCAGCAGTTTGGCCTCACCTTCCCCCAAGTGTTTGACCCTCGAGGCCGGGTGGGGGTGGACTACGGGATGTACGGGGTGCCGGAAACTTTTGTTATAGATGGGGAAGGCCGGGTAGTGGTCCGGCATGCGGGGGCCATAGACGAGGCTACCTTGGAGAAGTATTTGAAGGAGGTGCTGCGGTGA
- a CDS encoding c-type cytochrome produces the protein MIPTLIFLALFLLGLFLALRPLWGPKEPFPEPPRREELLRELEVLKEEVQNLEGEEKKLALARMVGLERALEGWRPPEPRPLNPWPVALALGVVVLLGVGLWRYTLPRLPGETTVTARAEARELKALQDKAKRTGEVADLLAWGRRAYELQALDQAAEAYLEVLKKDPRNVEAVRRVGILLFMGGRPDEAEMFLEIAQHADPKAAEGWLFLGNLYFQKGEMQEAIAAWEKYLEVGGEARERVEGLIAMARAQAQGGKDGKSVYQARCAACHGAEAQGGLGPKLQGNPILRVPEAVREIVLKGRGQMPAVPLDEGELKALLDYLSSL, from the coding sequence ATGATTCCCACCCTTATCTTTTTGGCCCTGTTTCTCTTGGGGCTTTTCCTGGCCCTACGGCCCCTTTGGGGCCCCAAGGAGCCCTTCCCCGAGCCCCCTAGGCGGGAGGAGCTCCTAAGGGAGTTGGAGGTCCTTAAGGAAGAGGTGCAAAACCTGGAGGGGGAGGAGAAGAAGCTGGCCTTGGCCCGGATGGTGGGGTTGGAAAGGGCCTTAGAGGGCTGGCGCCCCCCAGAGCCCCGTCCCCTTAACCCGTGGCCGGTGGCCTTGGCCCTGGGGGTGGTGGTCCTCCTGGGGGTGGGGCTTTGGCGCTACACCCTGCCCAGGCTTCCCGGGGAGACCACGGTGACCGCCAGGGCCGAAGCGCGGGAGCTTAAGGCCCTGCAGGACAAGGCCAAGCGCACCGGGGAGGTGGCGGACCTTCTGGCCTGGGGGAGGCGGGCCTATGAGCTCCAGGCCTTGGACCAGGCGGCGGAGGCTTACCTGGAGGTCCTCAAGAAGGACCCTAGGAACGTGGAGGCGGTGCGCCGGGTGGGGATCCTCCTTTTCATGGGGGGGAGGCCCGATGAGGCGGAGATGTTCCTAGAGATCGCCCAGCACGCGGACCCCAAGGCGGCGGAGGGCTGGCTTTTCCTGGGGAACCTCTACTTCCAAAAGGGCGAGATGCAGGAGGCCATCGCCGCCTGGGAGAAGTACCTGGAGGTGGGGGGGGAGGCCCGGGAGAGGGTGGAGGGCCTCATCGCCATGGCCCGGGCCCAGGCCCAGGGGGGGAAGGATGGGAAGAGCGTCTACCAGGCCCGTTGCGCCGCCTGCCATGGGGCAGAGGCGCAAGGGGGCCTTGGGCCTAAGCTCCAGGGAAACCCCATCCTGAGGGTTCCGGAGGCTGTGAGGGAGATCGTGCTGAAGGGCCGGGGCCAGATGCCGGCGGTGCCCTTGGACGAGGGAGAGCTGAAGGCCCTTCTGGACTACCTGTCTAGCCTATGA
- the ccmE gene encoding cytochrome c maturation protein CcmE has translation MKAKYLIGLLLILGALAYLIFGGLGQNLVYFLTPSEYLQDQARYQNRPVRLGGLVKEGTVRYDKDQLELRFILTDGVAEVPVVHKGTPPGMFKEGQGVVVEGRFGEGVFHGTNLLVKHSETYQAPKAGWTPEEVRKLIEEAK, from the coding sequence ATGAAGGCGAAGTACTTGATCGGCCTCTTGCTGATCCTGGGGGCCTTGGCCTACCTCATCTTTGGCGGCTTGGGCCAGAACCTGGTCTACTTCCTCACCCCCTCCGAGTACCTCCAGGACCAGGCCCGCTACCAAAACCGCCCCGTGCGCTTGGGGGGTTTGGTGAAGGAGGGGACGGTCCGCTACGACAAGGACCAGCTGGAGCTGCGCTTTATCCTCACCGACGGGGTGGCGGAGGTGCCGGTGGTGCACAAGGGTACACCTCCGGGCATGTTCAAGGAGGGGCAGGGGGTGGTGGTGGAAGGACGCTTTGGGGAAGGGGTCTTCCACGGGACCAATCTCTTGGTAAAGCACTCGGAAACCTACCAGGCGCCCAAGGCGGGCTGGACCCCGGAGGAAGTGCGCAAGCTGATTGAGGAGGCCAAATGA
- the ccdA gene encoding cytochrome c biogenesis CcdA family protein, which produces MSVSLAAAFFAGVLSFLSPCVLPLVPTYLVYLGGERGRPLFNALFFVLGFGAVFFLLGLPFTLLGGLLFEHRQTLARVGGVVLILFGLYMLGLRPRWGVSLRYEGETARPLGALLLGATLALGWTPCIGPILGAILTLTAVGGGVGLLLAYILGLAVPFLLVALFAERIKGWLRRAGRLSHYVELLAGVVLLLVGLLLLTGTYSALNTFFLRITPEWLQKYL; this is translated from the coding sequence ATGAGCGTATCCTTGGCGGCGGCCTTTTTTGCGGGGGTGCTTTCCTTTCTCTCCCCGTGTGTCTTGCCCCTGGTGCCCACCTACCTGGTCTACCTGGGGGGGGAAAGGGGGCGCCCCCTTTTCAACGCCCTCTTCTTCGTGCTGGGTTTCGGCGCGGTGTTCTTCCTCTTGGGCCTACCCTTTACCTTGCTGGGTGGGCTCCTTTTTGAGCACCGCCAGACCCTGGCCCGGGTAGGGGGTGTAGTTCTCATCCTCTTTGGCCTTTACATGCTGGGGCTGAGGCCTCGCTGGGGGGTAAGCCTCCGCTACGAGGGGGAAACGGCCCGCCCCTTGGGGGCCTTGCTCCTGGGGGCCACCTTGGCCTTGGGCTGGACCCCTTGCATCGGGCCCATCCTGGGGGCCATCCTCACCCTTACCGCGGTGGGGGGCGGGGTGGGGCTTCTTCTGGCCTATATCTTGGGCCTGGCGGTGCCCTTTTTGCTGGTGGCCCTTTTCGCTGAGCGCATCAAAGGGTGGCTTAGGCGGGCGGGCCGGCTATCCCACTACGTGGAGCTCTTGGCGGGGGTGGTGCTCCTCTTGGTGGGGCTTTTGCTCCTCACGGGCACCTATTCCGCCTTGAACACCTTCTTCCTGCGGATCACCCCGGAATGGTTGCAGAAGTACCTCTAG
- a CDS encoding heme lyase CcmF/NrfE family subunit, with product MTPALLGNLGVSLALAFSLLGLALSLLAYHQGDGRFLRGAKALVAPAFLAALAAFLALEWALLTHDFSVAYVARNHSVQDPLWVTLVTPWAALEGSILLWGLLQTLYTFLASRKPLDPWRASLVLAVLFGIQVFFFGVMATIASPFQTLPNPPADGTGPNPLLQNHWMMAVHPVLMYLGFVGLSVPFAYAVAAMVVRRYQTWVGETRWWTLIAWGFLTAGKVAGMWWSYEVLGWGGYWAWDPVENASFIPWLLATAFLHTAIVQETRGAFKAWNFAFVTLAFAATVLGTFLTRSGVIQSVHAFAEGPVGPAFLGAFLFFTALGLGLLSRVSREVRDTVVFRPLSREGALLLGAFFFAGWALVVVLGTFYPLLVEAFAGAKVSVGAPFFNQVSAPIGAGILLLMGVGPLLPWRRPRAEVFRNLYLLLGVLLLGTLGGLLRDCTLGASLAVGLFLYNTAAILLLVREGVLARVKAGLSPWGFLENRRRVGSLVVHFAVALMGLGIVFSQTYRLESEKTLYRGQAWEVGGVRMEFLGVRALDEGRRFAVEASLRTDRFGEVRPRLHFYPQMNAPLPAPRVVYTPGNDYYFLLMDFDREKGEWASIRLIVTPMVFWMWVAGSLLALGTLYILWPVVKRAELEGVSPA from the coding sequence ATGACCCCAGCCCTTCTTGGCAACCTGGGTGTGAGCCTGGCCCTAGCCTTTAGCCTCCTGGGCCTGGCCCTTTCCCTTCTCGCCTACCACCAAGGGGACGGGCGCTTTTTAAGAGGGGCCAAGGCTTTGGTGGCCCCTGCCTTCTTGGCGGCTTTGGCTGCCTTCTTAGCCCTGGAATGGGCCCTCCTCACCCATGACTTCAGCGTGGCCTACGTGGCCCGCAACCACTCGGTCCAGGACCCCCTTTGGGTCACCCTGGTAACCCCCTGGGCGGCCCTCGAGGGGAGCATCCTCCTTTGGGGGCTCCTGCAGACCCTTTACACCTTCCTGGCTAGCCGCAAGCCCCTGGACCCCTGGCGGGCCTCCTTGGTGCTGGCGGTGCTCTTCGGCATCCAGGTCTTCTTCTTCGGGGTCATGGCCACCATCGCCAGTCCCTTCCAGACCCTCCCCAACCCCCCGGCGGACGGCACTGGGCCCAACCCCCTCCTGCAGAACCACTGGATGATGGCGGTCCACCCGGTCCTCATGTACCTGGGCTTCGTGGGCCTCAGCGTGCCCTTTGCCTATGCGGTAGCGGCCATGGTGGTGCGCCGCTACCAAACCTGGGTGGGGGAGACCCGCTGGTGGACCCTGATCGCCTGGGGCTTCCTCACCGCGGGTAAGGTGGCGGGGATGTGGTGGAGCTATGAGGTCCTGGGCTGGGGTGGGTACTGGGCCTGGGACCCGGTGGAAAACGCCTCTTTCATCCCGTGGCTTTTGGCCACTGCCTTCTTGCACACCGCCATCGTCCAGGAGACCCGGGGGGCTTTCAAGGCTTGGAACTTCGCCTTTGTCACCCTAGCCTTTGCCGCCACGGTGCTGGGCACCTTCCTCACCCGTAGCGGGGTGATCCAGTCGGTGCACGCCTTCGCCGAGGGGCCGGTGGGGCCCGCCTTCTTGGGGGCCTTCCTCTTCTTCACCGCCTTGGGCTTGGGCCTCCTTTCCCGGGTGAGCCGGGAGGTGCGGGACACCGTGGTCTTCCGGCCCCTTTCCCGGGAGGGGGCCTTGCTCTTGGGGGCCTTTTTCTTCGCCGGCTGGGCCTTGGTGGTGGTGTTGGGCACCTTTTACCCCCTGTTGGTGGAGGCCTTTGCCGGGGCCAAGGTGAGCGTGGGGGCGCCCTTTTTCAATCAGGTTTCCGCACCCATAGGGGCGGGGATCCTCCTCCTCATGGGGGTGGGGCCCCTCTTGCCTTGGCGGAGGCCTAGGGCGGAGGTGTTCCGCAACCTTTACCTCCTCCTGGGGGTTCTCCTTTTGGGCACCTTGGGGGGACTCCTTCGGGACTGCACCTTGGGGGCCTCCTTGGCGGTGGGGCTTTTCCTCTACAACACGGCCGCCATCCTCCTCCTAGTGCGGGAGGGGGTCCTGGCCCGGGTGAAGGCGGGGCTTTCCCCATGGGGCTTCTTGGAGAACCGCAGGCGGGTGGGGAGCTTGGTGGTGCACTTTGCCGTGGCCCTCATGGGGCTTGGCATTGTCTTCAGCCAGACCTACCGCTTGGAAAGCGAGAAGACCCTTTACCGGGGCCAGGCCTGGGAGGTGGGGGGGGTGCGCATGGAGTTTTTGGGCGTGCGGGCCCTGGACGAGGGAAGGCGGTTTGCCGTGGAGGCTTCCTTGCGCACGGACCGCTTCGGGGAGGTGCGGCCCAGGCTTCACTTCTACCCTCAGATGAACGCCCCCCTACCGGCCCCTAGGGTGGTCTATACCCCAGGCAACGACTACTACTTCCTCCTCATGGACTTTGACCGGGAAAAGGGGGAGTGGGCCTCCATCCGGCTCATCGTCACCCCCATGGTCTTTTGGATGTGGGTGGCAGGGTCGCTTTTAGCCTTGGGGACCCTCTACATCCTGTGGCCGGTGGTTAAACGGGCGGAGCTCGAGGGGGTGAGCCCGGCGTGA
- the ccsA gene encoding cytochrome c biogenesis protein CcsA — protein MLKAAQPNQPDALTWVFLGLGFLLLPIGLYLALSAPPDVNQGYLVRIMYLHVPGAWLGYLAFFVTFLYSLLYLFRQDPRYDRVASASAEIGLVFMGLALVTGMLWARPTWGVYWTWEPRLTTTAILFAVYVGYFLLRGAIEDPELRRKAAAAVGILGFINVPISYMSVKWWRSLHQTQSIDLTTGKIHMDPAMLQALLFNLFVFTLLYLGFVRFRSLLAAMEARKEEA, from the coding sequence ATGCTAAAGGCGGCGCAGCCCAACCAGCCTGATGCCCTCACCTGGGTTTTTCTGGGGTTAGGGTTTCTGCTTCTCCCCATCGGACTTTACCTGGCCCTTTCCGCCCCCCCGGACGTGAACCAGGGGTATTTGGTCCGCATCATGTACCTGCACGTGCCCGGGGCCTGGTTGGGGTATTTGGCCTTTTTCGTCACCTTCCTCTACTCCCTCCTCTACCTCTTCCGCCAAGACCCCCGGTACGACCGGGTGGCCAGCGCCAGCGCCGAAATCGGCCTGGTCTTCATGGGGCTTGCCCTGGTGACGGGGATGCTCTGGGCCCGGCCCACCTGGGGGGTCTACTGGACCTGGGAGCCCCGGCTTACCACCACCGCCATCCTCTTCGCCGTCTATGTGGGTTACTTCCTCCTTAGGGGGGCCATAGAGGACCCCGAGCTGCGGAGAAAAGCGGCGGCGGCGGTGGGCATCCTGGGCTTCATCAACGTGCCCATCAGCTACATGTCGGTGAAGTGGTGGCGAAGCCTGCACCAGACCCAGTCCATAGACCTCACCACCGGCAAGATCCACATGGACCCGGCCATGCTTCAGGCCTTGCTTTTCAACCTCTTCGTCTTCACCCTCCTCTACCTGGGCTTTGTCCGTTTCCGCTCCCTATTGGCTGCCATGGAGGCCCGCAAGGAGGAGGCATGA
- a CDS encoding 30S ribosomal protein THX: MGKGDRRTRRGKIWRGTYGKYRPRKKK; this comes from the coding sequence ATGGGCAAAGGCGACCGTCGCACCCGTAGGGGCAAGATCTGGCGGGGCACCTACGGCAAGTACCGTCCGCGCAAGAAAAAGTAG
- the rpsT gene encoding 30S ribosomal protein S20, whose translation MAQKKPKKNLSALKRHRQSLKRRLRNKAKKSAIKTLSKKAVLLAQEGKAEEAVKILRQAQSLIDKAAKGSTLHKNAASRRKSRLMRKVQKFLSAVSA comes from the coding sequence ATGGCGCAGAAGAAGCCTAAGAAGAACCTTTCCGCTCTCAAGCGGCACCGGCAGTCCTTGAAGCGCAGGCTCCGCAACAAGGCCAAGAAGTCGGCCATCAAGACCCTGAGCAAGAAGGCCGTTCTCTTGGCGCAGGAGGGCAAGGCGGAGGAAGCCGTGAAGATCCTGCGCCAGGCGCAAAGCCTTATAGATAAGGCGGCCAAGGGCTCTACCTTGCACAAGAACGCGGCTTCCCGCAGGAAGTCCCGGCTGATGCGCAAGGTGCAGAAGTTCCTTTCTGCCGTGAGCGCCTAG
- a CDS encoding Rieske 2Fe-2S domain-containing protein, translating to MKRRDLIFYVPVAVAGGFFLWLGVRTYNLRFRARPGVGEPVWKEGPRVAVARRGELRVWQAKAFEYPLPLGPLKAFLLRLPEPVLGGLSLEGEHYLALSRICTHQGCTVNYVPDPEAASILYNFRYERPFLGCPCHFGAFDPLLGGKAVYGPPRYPLPRLRLEAQGDTLYATGHEVPLRPMEGA from the coding sequence ATGAAGCGGCGGGACCTCATCTTCTACGTCCCTGTGGCGGTGGCGGGGGGGTTTTTCCTGTGGTTGGGGGTACGTACCTACAACCTCCGCTTCCGCGCAAGGCCTGGGGTAGGGGAACCCGTGTGGAAGGAAGGGCCAAGGGTGGCGGTGGCCCGGCGGGGGGAGCTTAGGGTGTGGCAGGCCAAGGCCTTTGAGTACCCCTTGCCCTTGGGGCCCTTAAAAGCCTTCCTCCTGCGCCTACCGGAGCCCGTTTTGGGGGGGCTTTCCCTGGAAGGGGAGCACTACCTGGCCCTAAGCCGCATCTGCACCCACCAGGGGTGCACCGTGAACTACGTCCCCGACCCCGAGGCGGCCTCTATCCTCTACAACTTCCGCTACGAGAGGCCCTTCCTAGGCTGCCCCTGCCACTTTGGGGCCTTTGACCCCCTTCTTGGGGGGAAGGCGGTCTACGGGCCACCCCGCTACCCCTTGCCCCGCTTGCGCCTCGAGGCCCAAGGGGACACCCTCTACGCCACCGGGCACGAGGTGCCCCTAAGGCCCATGGAGGGCGCCTAG
- a CDS encoding heme exporter protein CcmB — protein MKRVFLLALRDLRLEVRDRAGLLSVLAFFAVMLFIMALALGPEEAALRRAAPGVLWVALAFGSTLLSTRAFALEVEEGTLDDLLLTPGGKEWIYFGKLLFQMLLLLPLALLSLFMAAGLFYLPLERLLSLFLTLALGVLGYASVATFYAGLLARLRGREVLLPLLLFSLVVPVVLSAVRATLGLVEGLPLGEVAPWWQLLLVFDVVYLTASALLFPLVMEG, from the coding sequence GTGAAGCGGGTTTTTCTTTTGGCCTTACGGGACCTGCGCCTCGAGGTGCGGGACCGTGCCGGGCTCCTTTCTGTTTTGGCCTTCTTCGCCGTAATGCTCTTCATCATGGCCTTGGCCTTGGGGCCGGAGGAGGCCGCCTTGCGGCGGGCGGCCCCTGGGGTGCTTTGGGTGGCCTTGGCCTTTGGGAGCACCCTGCTTTCCACCCGGGCCTTTGCCCTCGAGGTGGAGGAGGGCACCCTGGACGATCTTCTCCTGACCCCAGGGGGAAAGGAGTGGATCTACTTCGGCAAGCTGCTTTTCCAGATGCTCCTTTTGCTTCCCCTGGCCCTTTTGTCCCTCTTCATGGCGGCAGGCCTTTTTTATCTGCCTTTAGAGCGCCTCCTCTCCCTCTTTCTGACCCTGGCCCTTGGGGTTTTGGGCTACGCCAGCGTGGCCACCTTTTACGCTGGCCTCCTGGCCCGCCTCAGGGGACGGGAGGTGCTTTTGCCCCTACTCCTCTTTTCCCTGGTGGTGCCGGTGGTGCTTTCCGCCGTCCGGGCCACCCTGGGCTTGGTGGAGGGGCTACCCCTAGGGGAGGTGGCCCCTTGGTGGCAGCTCCTTTTGGTCTTTGATGTGGTCTACCTTACCGCCAGCGCCCTCCTTTTCCCTTTGGTTATGGAAGGTTAG
- the tyrS gene encoding tyrosine--tRNA ligase, with the protein MAGSDTRLSPEEALALLKRGSEEIIPEEELLAKLKEGRPLVVKLGADPTRPDLHLGHAVVLRKMRQFQELGHKVVLIIGDFTGMIGDPSGRSKTRPPLTLEETRGNAKTYVEQAGKILRQEPHLFELRYNSEWLEGLTFKEVVRLTSLMTVAQMLEREDFKKRYEEGIPISLHEFLYPFAQAYDSVAIRADVEMGGTDQRFNLLVGREVQRAYGQPPQVAFLMPLLVGLDGREKMSKSLDNYIGVAEPPEVMFKKLMWVPDSLLASYFRLLTDLEEREIQALLQAGPVPAHRVLARLLTAAYALPTIPARIDRAFYESLGYAWEAMGQDKGVGPEAVRQAEERYDRVAKGAIPESLPEVVIPASELKEGRIWVARLFTLAGLTPSNAEAKRLIQNRGLRLDGELVEDVALEVDLSRPRVLQRGKDRFVRVRLAD; encoded by the coding sequence ATGGCGGGTAGCGACACCAGGCTTTCCCCGGAAGAGGCCCTGGCCCTCCTCAAGCGGGGGTCGGAGGAGATCATCCCTGAGGAGGAACTGCTTGCCAAGCTAAAGGAAGGCCGGCCCTTGGTGGTGAAGCTGGGGGCCGACCCCACCCGGCCCGACCTGCACCTGGGGCATGCGGTGGTCTTGAGGAAGATGCGCCAGTTCCAGGAACTAGGGCACAAGGTGGTGCTCATCATCGGGGATTTCACCGGCATGATCGGGGATCCTTCGGGCCGGAGCAAAACCCGGCCCCCCCTTACCCTCGAGGAAACCCGGGGAAACGCCAAGACCTACGTGGAGCAGGCGGGGAAAATCCTTAGGCAGGAGCCCCACCTCTTTGAGCTGCGCTACAACTCCGAGTGGCTGGAAGGCCTCACCTTCAAGGAGGTGGTGCGCCTCACCTCCCTCATGACCGTGGCCCAGATGCTGGAAAGGGAGGACTTCAAGAAGCGCTACGAAGAGGGCATCCCCATCTCCCTGCACGAGTTCCTCTACCCCTTCGCCCAGGCCTACGACTCCGTGGCCATCCGCGCCGACGTGGAGATGGGGGGCACGGACCAACGGTTCAACCTCCTGGTGGGCCGGGAGGTGCAACGGGCCTACGGCCAGCCGCCCCAGGTGGCCTTCCTCATGCCCCTCCTGGTGGGCCTGGACGGGCGGGAGAAGATGAGCAAGAGCCTGGACAACTACATCGGGGTAGCGGAACCCCCCGAGGTGATGTTCAAGAAGCTCATGTGGGTGCCGGACTCCCTTTTGGCCAGCTACTTCCGCCTCCTCACGGACCTCGAGGAAAGGGAGATCCAAGCCCTCCTCCAGGCGGGCCCCGTCCCCGCCCACCGGGTCCTGGCCCGCCTCCTCACCGCCGCCTACGCCCTCCCCACCATCCCTGCCCGCATAGACCGTGCCTTTTACGAGAGCCTGGGCTATGCCTGGGAGGCCATGGGCCAGGACAAGGGGGTGGGGCCAGAGGCAGTGCGCCAGGCGGAGGAGCGCTACGACCGGGTGGCCAAGGGGGCCATCCCGGAAAGCCTTCCCGAGGTGGTCATCCCCGCCTCGGAGCTCAAGGAGGGGCGGATCTGGGTGGCCAGGCTCTTCACCCTGGCGGGCCTCACCCCTTCCAACGCCGAGGCCAAACGGCTCATCCAGAACCGGGGCCTAAGGCTGGACGGGGAACTGGTAGAGGATGTGGCCCTGGAGGTGGACCTCTCCCGCCCCCGGGTCCTACAGCGGGGCAAGGACCGCTTCGTGCGGGTGCGGCTTGCGGACTAG
- a CDS encoding c-type cytochrome, with amino-acid sequence MVKRVLVLLALLGLAVGARYNLGTPISEELVAQYDLRPAVLPDGRGLPPGEGKVEEGERIYAEKCASCHGARGEGYPFNRLVAEPFPITPATEPAEFAIGNYWQYATTLYDYIRRAMPFGAAGTLTNEEVYHLVAFLLYMNGIIDAHEPINQKTLPQVKMPARELLELDPETKRRFPWLTLP; translated from the coding sequence ATGGTTAAGCGCGTCCTGGTTCTTTTGGCCCTTTTGGGTCTGGCCGTGGGGGCCCGGTACAACCTGGGCACCCCCATTTCCGAGGAGTTGGTGGCCCAGTACGACCTTAGGCCCGCGGTCCTCCCCGATGGCCGGGGACTTCCCCCGGGAGAGGGAAAGGTGGAGGAAGGGGAGCGCATCTACGCGGAAAAGTGCGCCTCCTGCCACGGGGCTCGAGGCGAGGGATATCCCTTTAACCGCTTGGTGGCGGAGCCTTTCCCCATCACCCCAGCGACGGAGCCCGCGGAGTTTGCCATCGGCAACTACTGGCAGTACGCCACCACCCTTTACGACTACATCCGCCGGGCCATGCCCTTTGGGGCCGCGGGTACCTTAACGAACGAAGAGGTCTACCACCTGGTGGCCTTCCTCCTCTACATGAATGGCATCATTGACGCCCACGAGCCCATCAACCAAAAGACCCTTCCCCAGGTAAAGATGCCCGCCCGGGAGCTTCTAGAGTTGGACCCGGAGACCAAGCGCCGTTTCCCCTGGCTCACCTTGCCCTAG